The Prunus persica cultivar Lovell chromosome G8, Prunus_persica_NCBIv2, whole genome shotgun sequence genome includes a region encoding these proteins:
- the LOC18766768 gene encoding probable LRR receptor-like serine/threonine-protein kinase At1g34110: MEQNRTHFLFSFTLLIYITMAKLLLVTSLSSDGQALLSLLPAKQSSSSSSVLSSWDPSSQTPCSWQGITCSPQNRVISLSLPNIFLNLSSLPPQLSSLSYLQLLNLSSTNISGTIPPSFGQLTHLRLLDLSANSLTGSIPPELGNLSALQFLFLNSNRLSDKMPQQLANLTSLQVLCLQDNLINGSIPSQLGSLVSLQQFRVGGNPYISGEIPSQLGLLTNLTTFGAAATGLSGTIPSTFGNLVNLQTLALYDTEIVGSIPPELGLCLELRNLYLHMNKLTGSIPPQLGKLQKLTSLLLWGNALSGPIPAEISNCSSLVILDASANDLSGAIPRDIGKLVVLEQLHLSDNSLTGTIPSQLSNCTSLTALQLDKNQFSGTIPWQVGNLKSLQSFFLWGNLVSGTIPSSFGNCTELYALDLSRNKLTGSIPEEIFSLKKLSKLLLLGNSLSGGLLPSVAHCQSLVRLRLGENQLSGQIPKEIGQLQNLVFLDLYMNHFSGGLPVEIANITVLELLDVHNNYISGEIPSELGELVNMEQLDLSRNSFTGEIPWSFGNLSYLNKLIINNNLLTGSIPKSIRNLQKLTLLDLSFNSLSGPIPPEIGHVTSLTISLDLSSNSFTGEIPETMEGLTQLQSLDLSHNMLFGNIKVLGSLTSLTSLNISCNNFSGPIPVTPFFRTLSSSSYLKNPHLCESADGTTCSSSLMRKNGLKSAKTVALISVILASVTIAVIASWIVVMRNHRYMVKKSLGALALSSGAEDFSYPWTFIPFQKLNFTIDNILDCLKDENVIGKGCSGIVYKAEMQNGDLIAVKKLWKTKQEEEPIDSFAAEIQILGHIRHRNIVKLLGYCSNRSVKLLLYNFIPNGNLQQLLQGNRNLDWETRYKIAIGSAQGLAYLHHDCVPAILHRDVKCNNILLDSKYEAYLADFGLAKLMNSPTYHHAMSRVAGSYGYIAPEYGYTMNITEKSDVYSYGVVLLEILSGRSAVQPQIGDGLHIVEWVKKKMGSFEPAVSILDAKLQGLPDQMVQEMLQTLGIAMFCVNSSPAERPTMKEVVALLMEVKSQPEEWGKTSQPLIKQSSAQS; encoded by the exons ATGGAACAAAACAGAAcccattttctattttccttCACATTGTTGATTTACATAACCATGGCAAAACTCTTATTAGTTACCTCTTTGTCCTCTGATGGTCAAGCTCTTCTCTCCCTTCTGCCTGCAAaacaatcttcttcttcttcttctgtgcTGTCTTCATGGGACCCATCTAGTCAAACACCATGTTCATGGCAAGGCATAACCTGCTCTCCCCAAAACAGAGTcatctcactctctctccccaaCATTTTCCTCAACCTTTCCTCTCTGCCTCCAcagctctcttctctctcatatCTTCAGCTTCTCAACCTCTCCTCCACCAACATTTCAGGCACAATCCCTCCTTCCTTTGGCCAACTCACCCATCTTCGCCTCCTTGACCTCTCCGCCAATTCTCTCACTGGTTCCATTCCCCCAGAGCTGGGAAATCTCTCTGCTCTTCAGTTCCTCTTCTTGAATTCCAACAGATTGTCTGATAAAATGCCTCAGCAACTTGCTAACCTTACTTCACTTCAAGTCCTTTGCCTCCAAGACAATCTCATCAACGGTTCAATCCCATCACAACTGGGCTCTCTGGTCTCCCTCCAACAGTTTCGTGTCGGTGGGAATCCGTATATATCCGGAGAAATTCCATCACAGTTAGGCCTACTCACCAATCTCACAACCTTTGGTGCCGCGGCTACTGGGCTTTCGGGGACGATCCCATCCACATTTGGGAACTTAGTTAATCTCCAAACACTGGCTCTTTATGATACTGAAATAGTTGGCTCCATTCCCCCTGAACTTGGGCTCTGTTTGGAGCTGAGGAACTTGTATTTGCACATGAACAAGCTCACTGGTTCAATTCCTCCACAACTGGGAAAGTTGCAAAAGCTCACTAGCCTGCTTCTTTGGGGCAATGCATTATCAGGACCAATCCCAGCTGAGATTTCAAACTGTTCTTCACTTGTTATTCTGGATGCTTCTGCTAATGATCTCTCTGGCGCAATTCCAAGAGATATAGGGAAGCTGGTGGTTCTTGAACAGCTTCATCTTTCGGATAATTCGCTTACCGGGACAATACCATCTCAGCTGAGCAACTGTACAAGCCTTACTGCTCTTCAACTTGACAAGAACCAATTCTCAGGTACAATTCCATGGCAAGTTGGTAATTTGAAATCCTTGCAGAGTTTCTTCTTGTGGGGTAATTTAGTATCTGGAACTATACCATCTTCATTCGGGAACTGCACTGAACTTTATGCACTTGATCTTTCAAGAAACAAGCTTACTGGGTCAATCCCAGAAGAGATTTTCAGTTTGAAGAAGCTGAGCAAGCTCTTGCTTCTGGGAAATTCCTTATCGGGCGGGTTGCTGCCAAGTGTTGCGCATTGTCAATCTCTAGTCAGGTTAAGACTTGGAGAAAACCAGCTTTCAGGACAAATTCCTAAGGAGATAGGCCAACTGCAAAACCTTGTCTTTCTTGACTTGTACATGAATCATTTCTCTGGAGGCCTTCCAGTTGAGATTGCCAACATCACAGTTCTTGAACTATTGGATGTGCACAACAACTATATAAGTGGTGAAATTCCATCTGAGCTTGGGGAGCTTGTGAATATGGAGCAACTTGATCTCAGCCGAAACAGCTTCACTGGCGAAATTCCTTGGAGCTTTGGAAACTTAAGTTACTTGAACAAGCTCATCATCAACAATAATCTACTCAcaggctcaataccaaaatctATTCGGAACTTGCAGAAGCTAACTTTGCTGGATTTGAGCTTCAACAGCCTCTCTGGTCCAATCCCACCTGAAATTGGTCATGTGACAAGCTTGACAATCAGTTTGGACTTGAGCTCAAATAGTTTTACAGGAGAAATCCCAGAGACAATGGAGGGTTTGACACAATTGCAATCATTGGATCTTTCTCATAATATGCTCTTTGGAAACATTAAGGTTCTTGGTTCTCTAACTAGTCTCACTTCTCTAAATATCTCCTGCAACAATTTCTCAGGTCCTATACCAGTTACGCCGTTCTTCAGAACTCTTTCTTCAAGTTCATATCTTAAGAACCCACATCTTTGTGAGTCTGCTGATGGGACTACTTGTTCTTCAAGTCTAATGCGGAAGAATGGTTTAAAATCCGCGAAAACCGTTGCTTTAATCTCTGTGATTCTGGCATCAGTAACCATAGCAGTTATTGCCTCATGGATTGTTGTTATGCGAAATCATAGGTATATGGTAAAGAAATCTTTAGGAGCATTGGCATTGTCATCGGGAGCTGAAGATTTCTCTTATCCGTGGACCTTCATCCCATTTCAGAAGCTAAATTTCACCATTGACAACATCTTGGATTGTCTCAAGGATGAAAATGTGATTGGGAAAGGTTGTTCTGGGATTGTCTATAAGGCTGAAATGCAGAACGGAGATTTGATTGCGGTGAAAAAGCTgtggaaaacaaaacaagaggaAGAACCGATAGACTCTTTCGCTGcagaaattcaaattcttgGACACATTCGCCATCGGAACATTGTGAAGCTCCTAGGTTACTGTTCAAATAGAAGTGTGAAGCTGCTTCTATACAACTTCATTCCCAATGGTAATCTGCAACAGCTATTGCAAGGGAATAGGAACTTGGACTGGGAAACTAGGTACAAGATTGCAATTGGCTCAGCTCAAGGTTTAGCATACCTTCACCACGATTGCGTCCCGGCAATTCTTCACAGGGATGTGAAGTGCAATAACATACTCTTGGATTCAAAGTATGAAGCTTATCTCGCAGATTTTGGTCTGGCAAAGTTGATGAACTCTCCAACTTACCACCATGCAATGTCCAGAGTAGCTGGCTCTTATGGTTATATTGCACCAG AATATGGATACACAATGAACATAACAGAGAAGAGTGATGTCTACAGCTATGGTGTGGTTTTGCTGGAGATCCTAAGCGGGCGTAGCGCTGTTCAGCCACAGATTGGTGATGGGCTACACATTGTTGAAtgggtgaagaagaagatggggaGCTTTGAACCAGCTGTATCAATACTAGATGCAAAGCTCCAAGGCCTGCCAGATCAAATGGTGCAAGAGATGCTGCAAACACTCGGAATAGCAATGTTCTGCGTAAACTCTTCGCCGGCAGAACGGCCGACCATGAAGGAAGTGGTGGCATTGCTAATGGAGGTTAAGAGCCAACCTGAAGAATGGGGAAAAACTTCCCAACCCCTAATAAAGCAGTCTTCAGCTCAAAGTTAA
- the LOC18766391 gene encoding uncharacterized protein LOC18766391, which translates to MHYQHSQASLCKLLFRRSFNGSPKLFSLNSLTTSPAQCVSDSAPLPKPKTPELLLHKPTTNSPHFLHPTFSNSSQFINRHNLRQFSGGADGFDQNKEVDMINLKFAEAREEIEMAMESKETVYFDEEAECARTAVKEVLDLFDGLLAKSPEDKKAALQRAMGLKIEQLKAELKQLDE; encoded by the coding sequence atgcaTTATCAACATTCACAAGCTTCGCTTTGCAAATTGCTTTTCAGACGCTCTTTCAATGGTTCTCCAAAGCTCTTTTCCCTCAACTCGCTCACAACGAGTCCGGCTCAGTGCGTTTCAGACTCAGCTCCATTGCCGAAACCCAAGACTCCTGAGCTTCTTCTTCACAAACCCACCACAAATTCCCCCCATTTTCTTCACCCGACGTTCTCAAACTCATCCCAGTTCATAAATCGTCATAATCTGAGACAATTCAGCGGTGGGGCGGATGGGTTTGATCAGAACAAAGAGGTGGACATGATCAACCTCAAGTTTGCAGAGGCAAGGGAGGAGATAGAGATGGCCATGGAGTCCAAAGAGACTGTTTATTTTGATGAAGAGGCAGAGTGTGCTCGAACTGCTGTGAAGGAAGTGCTGGACCTGTTTGATGGGCTATTGGCTAAGTCGCCGGAGGACAAAAAGGCAGCATTGCAGAGGGCGATGGGGCTCAAGATTGAGCAGTTGAAGGCTGAGCTGAAACAGTTGGATGAGTGA
- the LOC18768852 gene encoding uncharacterized protein LOC18768852, translating to MARHLLLTHPVPSAFQVGLAAMTLAFCAMALLMCASHSRKWRRHWNACTDFFEDDPVIEHIQPGNYDAGMEDTNSGELEDSVWQKNILMGGKCQLPDFSGVIIYDSDGNIVKPDKTPRLTWK from the coding sequence ATGGCTCGCCATCTTCTTTTGACACACCCTGTACCAAGCGCATTTCAAGTCGGCCTGGCCGCCATGACCCTTGCATTTTGTGCCATGGCATTGCTCATGTGTGCATCCCATTCGCGTAAATGGCGTCGTCATTGGAATGCTTGCACTGATTTTTTCGAAGATGATCCTGTTATTGAACACATTCAACCCGGAAACTATGATGCAGGCATGGAGGATACTAATAGTGGTGAGCTAGAAGACTCGGTCTGGCAGAAGAACATACTCATGGGTGGTAAGTGTCAGCTACCAGATTTTTCTGGTGTCATAATCTACGACTCTGATGGGAACATTGTCAAGCCTGACAAAACTCCTCGTTTAACCTGGAAGTAA
- the LOC18766740 gene encoding DEAD-box ATP-dependent RNA helicase 39, translating into MGGVARTLLTFSLSSNLLSLSRLPAAKRFSLIKLPKTTGVLTGFRPLCTATTTTISIPESAIEAEEQETQPLKHSLLLEKLRLRHLKSSAKPQTSANPNGPAQRQSEDGLGKPENKKKREVENFGGLGLTEEVLAAVREMGIEAPTEIQCIGIPAVLEGKTVVLGSHTGSGKTLAYMLPLAQLLRRDEAENGIQMKPRRPRAVVLCPTRELSEQVFRVSKFVSHHARFRSTMVSGGGRLRPQEDSLNNPIEMVVGTPGRVLQHIEDGNLVYGDIKYVVLDEADTMFDRGFGPDIRKFLVPLKHRASKPDGQGFQTVLVSATMTKAVQTLIDEEFQGILHLRTSSLHKKIASARHDFIKLSGSENKLEALLQVLEPSLAKGNRVMVFCNTLSSSRAVDHFLNENQISTVNYHGEVPAEQRVENLKKFKSDDGDCPTLVCTDLAARGLDLDVDHVIMFDFPLNSIDYLHRTGRTARMGAKGKVTSLVAKKNLMLANRIEEAIKKNESLESLSVDSVRRDIARSRIAPLKGNLVRVSNQKNKSRSASAPAKFGKASFQASKSVKPSNASTSRKASSSASSSRKGSSSPSNSRKAPSSGKRQPESRRSSVVKSTASKLSVVGFRGRASWSDKRESVASS; encoded by the exons ATGGGAGGAGTAGCAAGGACCCttctcactttctctctctcctcaaacCTCCTCTCTCTATCACGCCTCCCAGCAGCCAAACGCTTCTCTCTCATAAAACTGCCAAAAACCACCGGGGTTTTAACAGGGTTTAGGCCTCTTTGCACCGCCACAACCACAACCATTTCTATCCCCGAAAGTGCCATTGAAGCTGAAGAACAAGAAACCCAACCCTTGAAGCACTCATTGCTTCTTGAGAAGCTGAGACTCAGGCACCTCAAAAGCTCTGCTAAACCACAAACAAGCGCAAATCCAAATGGGCCTGCCCAGAGACAGAGTGAGGATGGGTTGGGAAAGCCagagaataagaagaagagggaggtTGAGAATTTTGGGGGATTGGGTCTGACTGAGGAAGTCTTGGCGGCTGTGAGAGAGATGGGTATTGAGGCTCCTACTGAAATTCAGTGTATTGGAATCCCAGCTGTGCTGGAAGGGAAAACTGTGGTCTTGGGTTCTCATACCGGGTCTGGCAAGACTCTGGCCTACATGTTGCCTCTTGCCCAG CTGTTGAGAAGGGACGAGGCAGAAAATGGGATTCAAATGAAGCCCAGGCGTCCTCGAGCGGTTGTGCTATGCCCCACAAGGGAGCTATCTGAGCAG GTCTTTCGTGTTTCCAAGTTTGTCAGTCATCATGCAAGATTCAGGTCTACTATGGTAAGCGGTGGAGGTCGGTTGAGACCCCAGGAGGATTCATTGAATAACCCAATTGAAATGGTAGTCGGGACCCCTGGTAGGGTTCTTCAACATATTGAGGATGGCAACTTGGTTTATGGTGACATCAAATATGTG GTGTTGGATGAGGCAGACACCATGTTTGATCGTGGTTTTGGTCCAGACATTCGCAAGTTTCTTGTCCCCTTAAAACATCGTGCATCAAAACCTGATGGTCAAGGGTTCCAAACTGTTTTGGTCTCTGCAACAATGACAAAG GCGGTGCAAACCCTGATTGATGAGGAGTTTCAAGGAATATTGCATTTGCGCACATCCTCACTGCATAAAAAGATTGCATCTGCTCGACACGATTTCATTAAGCTTTCAGGTTCCGAGAACAAGCTGGAAGCATTGTTACAG GTTCTTGAGCCAAGTTTGGCAAAGGGAAATAGAGTGATGGTGTTCTGTAACACATTAAGTTCCAGCCGTGCTGTGGATCACTTTCTCAATGAAAATCAGATCTCGACTGTGAATTACCATGGTGAGGTGCCAGCAGAACAAAG GGTTGAAAACCTCAAAAAGTTTAAGAGTGACGATGGAGATTGCCCCACATTAGTCTGCACAGACCTGGCTGCAAGGGGACTGGACTTGGATGTAGACCACGTTATCATGTTTGATTTTCCCTTGAACTCT ATTGACTACCTTCATCGTACTGGAAGAACTGCTCGTATGGGTGCAAAAG GGAAAGTGACAAGTTTGGTTGCGAAGAAGAATCTTATGTTGGCGAATCGAATTGAGGAGGCAATAAAGAAGAATGAAAGCTTAGAATCGCTCAGTGTAGATAGTGTCCGGAGGGACATTGCCCGTTCCCGAATTGCTCCACTGAAAGGAAACTTGGTAAGAGTctcaaatcagaaaaataagagCAGGTCAGCATCTGCTCCTGCAAAATTCGGAAAAGCATCTTTTCAGGCATCAAAGTCGGTAAAGCCTTCCAATGCAAGCACCTCAAGAAAAGCTTCTTCCAGTGCAAGCAGCTCGAGAAAAGGTTCTTCCAGTCCAAGCAACTCAAGAAAAGCTCCTTCCAGTGGGAAGAGGCAACCAGAAAGCAGAAGATCGAGTGTAGTTAAATCAACAGCTTCGAAGTTAAGCGTTGTTGGGTTTAGGGGACGGGCTTCTTGGTCTGACAAGAGAGAATCAGTGGCGTCCAGCTGA
- the LOC18767705 gene encoding uncharacterized protein LOC18767705 — MSLDSHIESVLWTPDQIAARVSELAAQISADHSPLSEPLVLVGVATGAFLFLADLARSLRLPVTVDFIRAESYGSGTVSNGSPRISSDLKLDVSGRHVVLVEDIVDSGSTIACLIAHLEAKGASSVSVCAFLDKPSRRKVHFQLLSKGKFYRGFECPDYFVVGYGMDFAELYRNLPYVGVLKPEHYK; from the exons ATGTCCTTGGACTCTCACATAGAGAGTGTTCTGTGGACCCCGGACCAAATCGCCGCCCGAGTCTCCGAGCTCGCCGCCCAGATCTCCGCCGACCACTCCCCTCTCTCCGAGCCCCTCGTCCTCGTCGGCGTCGCCACCGGTGCTTTTCTCTTCCTCGCCGACTTGGCCAGGAGCCTCCGCCTCCCCGTCACCGTCGATTTTATCCGCGCCGAATCCTACGGCTCCGGGACTGTCTCCAATGGGTCCCCCAGGATTTCCTCCGACTTGAAGCTTGACGTATCCGGCCGCCACGTGGTCCTG GTTGAGGACATCGTGGATTCGGGAAGCACAATTGCCTGCTTGATTGCACACTTGGAAGCAAAAGGTGCTTCCTCTGTGTCAGTCTGCGCTTTCCTTGATAAACCATCTAGACGAAAGGTTCATTTTCAGCTCCTTAGCAAGGGAAAATTCTACCGAGGTTTCGAG TGTCCAGATTACTTTGTTGTGGGCTATGGAATGGACTTTGCTGAACTTTACAGGAACTTGCCTTATGTTGGTGTTTTGAAGCCTGAGCATTATAAATGA
- the LOC18768594 gene encoding uncharacterized protein LOC18768594, which produces MAAPTPTIPTSKAIVVGPPTLLTRRLMASNSNGDMAKKISISPISSSFSSYGDPCHDLFFQVTRPETRSDEETTQQQQQQNQVSLDYLKTLPLAWSHNPLTTLKLIFNLHAIRSSGKCYSEGFYTAVFWLQQKHPKTLLCNLPSIADSFGGLYVLIEILCCLLEQDQDAAERLHSDPDYQLLHDRAMDVFVERLKSDIDQMKQHKLDLKPSDYITNGDDDDDDEDDKDGTLDADPYADLFVSEAAGCCITKQPQDSCAARTIFLCESIARRLCPPKSNQPNQSYESEEWEWLRNEVLAPLNKYWKRQGMFIGRQRSEVKMYLEEVKKGGRGGNLSGHGGIIKPDAMLPNEIIRYVVEDGDVREGAELQWKAMVEDMYLKQQQQQKQGEGLGKFKNCLAVCHISDYNGLTRLAVSLGLLVFELSEEPAWKGKVISSGHLLDQLMLHSIQGDDLKCELMMSTCNRNFVSFADNWQIWDFILEVAAKENLKADEMVKKVFVFADYYGYVGGTSWKTLYEAKQREFKEKGYEDDAVSHILHWNISYQNMPRIEEHHPGVTLLSGVSDNLVKSFLDNYGEIGPHHLMEAAIADKAYQALSVVD; this is translated from the coding sequence ATGGCGGCTCCTACTCCTACAATTCCAACTTCAAAAGCTATTGTTGTCGGTCCTCCAACACTGCTCACAAGAAGATTAATGGCTTCCAACTCCAACGGTGACATGGCCAAGAAGATCTCCATCTCCCCTatttcctcctccttctcttcCTACGGTGATCCCTGCCATGATCTGTTTTTCCAGGTGACACGACCTGAAACACGCAGCGATGAGGAGACGacccagcagcagcaacagcagaACCAGGTGTCCCTTGACTACCTGAAGACACTGCCGCTGGCCTGGTCCCACAATCCCCTAACCACCCTCAAGCTCATCTTCAATCTCCATGCTATTCGTAGCAGCGGAAAATGTTATTCGGAAGGCTTCTACACGGCTGTGTTTTGGCTCCAACAGAAGCACCCCAAGACGCTATTATGCAACCTGCCGTCCATTGCTGATTCGTTCGGTGGTTTGTATGTCCTTATCGAGATTCTCTGCTGCCTTCTAGAACAAGACCAAGACGCTGCAGAGAGGCTCCACTCTGACCCGGACTATCAGTTGTTACACGACCGGGCAATGGATGTCTTCGTGGAGCGGTTGAAGTCTGATATTGACCAAATGAAGCAGCACAAGCTAGATTTGAAGCCATCAGATTATATAACTAACGGTGATGATGACGACGACGATGAAGATGATAAAGATGGTACTCTTGACGCTGACCCTTATGCTGATCTTTTTGTTAGCGAGGCTGCAGGGTGTTGCATTACCAAACAACCCCAGGACTCCTGCGCTGCCCGCACCATTTTTCTGTGTGAAAGCATTGCGAGGAGGCTTTGCCCACCCAAATCAAACCAACCAAATCAATCTTATGAATCCGAAGAGTGGGAGTGGCTTAGGAATGAGGTTTTGGCGCCCTTGAACAAGTACTGGAAGCGTCAAGGCATGTTTATTGGACGACAACGCTCTGAAGTTAAGATGTATTTGGAGGAGGTgaaaaaaggaggaagaggaggcaATTTGAGTGGCCATGGCGGAATAATAAAGCCAGATGCTATGCTCCCAAATGAGATCATACGGTATGTAGTAGAAGATGGGGATGTCAGGGAAGGGGCTGAGCTTCAGTGGAAGGCAATGGTGGAGGATATGTACctaaagcagcagcagcagcaaaagCAGGGGGAGGGTTtgggaaaatttaaaaactgctTGGCAGTGTGTCACATAAGCGATTACAATGGCCTAACGCGTTTGGCGGTGAGTTTGGGACTTTTGGTGTTTGAACTGAGTGAAGAGCCGGCATGGAAAGGAAAGGTGATCAGTTCTGGTCATTTGCTGGATCAGCTGATGCTGCATTCGATACAAGGGGATGATCTCAAGTGCGAGTTGATGATGAGTACATGCAACAGAAACTTTGTATCTTTTGCTGATAATTGGCAGATATGGGATTTTATTCTGGAAGTGGCTGCGAAAGAGAACTTGAAGGCAGATGAGATGGTTAAGAAGGTGTTTGTGTTCGCCGACTACTATGGATATGTTGGGGGTACATCCTGGAAGACTCTGTATGAGGCAAAACAGAGAGAGTTTAAGGAGAAAGGGTACGAGGATGATGCAGTGTCACACATTTTGCACTGGAATATTTCGTACCAGAACATGCCTCGTATAGAAGAACATCATCCAGGGGTGACGCTGTTGAGTGGCGTCTCTGACAATTTGGTCAAGTCCTTCTTGGACAACTATGGGGAAATTGGCCCGCACCATCTAATGGAAGCAGCCATTGCTGACAAAGCGTATCAAGCTCTCAGTGTGGTCGACTGA